The following is a genomic window from Roseitalea porphyridii.
GCGGCTTCAACTCGGTAATGTCCGGCTTTTGGAGATTGATCGTCATGGTTTCATCCTCTTTTGGTGCCGGACCGGCCTGCGGGGCTTGAGCCGACGTGCCTTCGTCCGTTTCTAGAAGCTCTCTTTGATCCATTGTGTCATCCGCCCGAGCGGTCCTTCTGTTCCGGTCCGTTTGACTGACGCGGTTCCGCGGAAGCGTTCACTGGAGTGGTCGTCTGCGGCCACTTGCGGATAGACCATCAGCCCGACGGCCGCCGCGAAGGCCGGGCCCTTGGCCGCGGCGGGAAGCCCGCGCACGCCCAGCGGCCGGCCGATCCGCACGTTGCGGCCGAGGATCCGGCGGGCCATGTCGGGCAGCCCGCCGAGTTGCGCCGCGCCGCCGGTCAGCACCACGCGCTTGCCCACCACCGACGAGCAGCCCGAGGCGTTGATGCGTTCGCGCAGCATTTCCAGCGTCTCCTCGACGCGCGCGGCGACGATGCGGTTGAGCAGGCTGCGCGGGATCTGGTGGCCGCCCTCGTGGCGGTCCTCGTCCATCGACGGCACCTGGATGATGTCGCGGTCGTCGACGGAGGTGGCGATCACCGAACCCTGCATGACCTTGAGCCTTTCTGCGTCCTCGAGCCGGCAGTTGAGCCCGCGCGCGACGTCCATCGTCACGTGATGGCCGCCCAGCGGCAGCGTCTCGGTGTGCACGAAGCGGTGTTCGGAGAAGATCGCGATGGAGGTGGTTCCGCCGCCCATGTCGATGCAGGCGCAGCCCAGTTCCAGTTCGTCGTCGACCAGCGTGGCGA
Proteins encoded in this region:
- the ftsA gene encoding cell division protein FtsA: MAGPRTSETQRRGRRPAVVTVLDMGSTKTVCLIARMVPSDTGRYLSARTHQAEIVGIGHTRSLGMKSGVVVDLDAAERSIRHAVEAAERMAGVTVDSMIVNLSAGRPKSTICSASLTLKDKPVSQREIEQVLRAAVARAARVDRHVVHLLPIDHMLDGERGIVDPRGMIGSELTLNMHLLSADVAPVRNLELAINRAHLSIETLVATPYASGLATLVDDELELGCACIDMGGGTTSIAIFSEHRFVHTETLPLGGHHVTMDVARGLNCRLEDAERLKVMQGSVIATSVDDRDIIQVPSMDEDRHEGGHQIPRSLLNRIVAARVEETLEMLRERINASGCSSVVGKRVVLTGGAAQLGGLPDMARRILGRNVRIGRPLGVRGLPAAAKGPAFAAAVGLMVYPQVAADDHSSERFRGTASVKRTGTEGPLGRMTQWIKESF